In Lactobacillus xylocopicola, the genomic stretch GACTACTTGCAAGCTAAACCGGGAATTGAAATTTTTTCACCAGTTTCTCTGAATTTTGCTCCGCACATACTTTGCTTTGCCTTAACTGGTATTCGGGGGGAGACATTGGTCCACACGCTAGAAGAATACGACATCTACACTTCGACCACTTCAGCTTGTGCTTCTACTCGGTCTGCTACAGCAAGCACCTTGTCAGCGATGCAGATTACTGATCGAGTAGCGACTAGTGCCATTAGACTCAGCTTTGATGAGACCAATACGATGGCAGAAGCTGAAGAGTTTATCAGGGTCTTTGAGGAGATTTACCAACACTTTGCCCCAATTAATCATTTAGGAGAATAAAGGAATGAAATACACTGAAATTATGGTTCGCTACGGTGAACTTTCAACTAAGGGAAAGAATCGCAAGGATTTTATCGGTCGGCTAGCTGGCAATGTGACCAAAGTCTTACGTGACTTTCCGGAAGTAGAAATTCGGCCCAAGCATGACCGCATGCACATTATTCTTAATGGAGCACCTTTTGCTGACGTCGATCAACGACTTAAAAAAGTTTTTGGGATTCAAACTTATTCGCCGACTATCAAAATCAAAAAAACTTTAACGATGATTGAAGAGACAGCACTTGCTTTGATGAAGGCGACATTTAAGCCGGGAATGACTTTTAAGGTTAATACCAGGCGTAGCGACCACAACTTTGCTTATGATACTAACGAGTTAAACCAAATGATTGGGGACTACTTGTTTGGTCAAATGGATAACTTAAAAGTTGAGATGAAGCAACCTGACTTGGTCCTTCGAATTGAGGTGCGCCAGGATGCGGCTTACCTTTCTAGCCAACTACTTCGCGGTGCCGGTGGCATGCCGGTAGGTACCGGTGGTCGTGCTGTCATGATGTTGTCTGGCGGGATTGATTCACCGGTTGCTTCCTATCTAGCACTCAAGCGAGGAGTTGAGATTGACATGGTTCACTTTTATAGTCCACCATATACTACTGAGAAGGCGCTGAATAAAGCTAAGGAATTAACTGGTATTTTAGCCAATTATGCTGGGCGCATTAACTTTATTGCCGTGCCGTTTGCGGAAATTCAGGAGACGATTAAAGCCAAAATCCCTGAAGGCTACTTGATGACGATTCAGCGCCGTTTTATGTTGCGGCTGGCCGACCAGCTTCGGGCAAAACGCGGGGGTCTGGCAATTTTTAATGGCGAGTCGGTTGGTCAAGTTGCTTCGCAGACACTCGAATCAATGGCGGCAATTAACGATGTTACCACCACACCGGTGTTGCGACCGGTAGCCACGATGGATAAGACAGAAATTATTGCTTTGGCTGAAAAAATCGGGACATTTGATCTTTCTATTCAACCCTTTGAAGATTGCTGCACAATTTTTGCTCCGCCTCGTCCCAAGACTAAG encodes the following:
- the thiI gene encoding tRNA uracil 4-sulfurtransferase ThiI, with amino-acid sequence MKYTEIMVRYGELSTKGKNRKDFIGRLAGNVTKVLRDFPEVEIRPKHDRMHIILNGAPFADVDQRLKKVFGIQTYSPTIKIKKTLTMIEETALALMKATFKPGMTFKVNTRRSDHNFAYDTNELNQMIGDYLFGQMDNLKVEMKQPDLVLRIEVRQDAAYLSSQLLRGAGGMPVGTGGRAVMMLSGGIDSPVASYLALKRGVEIDMVHFYSPPYTTEKALNKAKELTGILANYAGRINFIAVPFAEIQETIKAKIPEGYLMTIQRRFMLRLADQLRAKRGGLAIFNGESVGQVASQTLESMAAINDVTTTPVLRPVATMDKTEIIALAEKIGTFDLSIQPFEDCCTIFAPPRPKTKPKVDKAREYEARLDTSALIDRALAGIEITPIYPNDQFLADKAQEDAALL